Proteins from one Acanthopagrus latus isolate v.2019 chromosome 18, fAcaLat1.1, whole genome shotgun sequence genomic window:
- the ndufa1 gene encoding NADH dehydrogenase [ubiquinone] 1 alpha subcomplex subunit 1: protein MWYEILPSFAIMTVCLIIPGVATAQIHKFTNGGKEKRIARVPWQWYLMERDRRVSGTGKYFDSKGLENIH from the exons ATGTGGTACGAAATTCTGCCCAGCTTCGCCATCATGACCGTGTGTTTGATCATTCCCGGCGTCGCCACCGCACAGATCCACAAGTTCACCAACGGAGgaaag GAAAAGAGAATCGCTCGGGTTCCCTGGCAGTGGTAcctgatggagagagacaggcgAGTGTCAGGAACAGGAAAGTACTTTGACTCCAAG GGACTGGAGAACATCCACTGA
- the upf3b gene encoding regulator of nonsense transcripts 3B, with protein sequence MKEDKENTRPKERKVEIKCEDADKMERPKEKKEAMTKIVIRRLPPSLTKEELEEQLQPLPEVDYLEFFSNDTSLYPHLFARAYINFRNQEDIVLFRDRFDGYVFIDNRGQEYPAVVEFAPFQKTAKKRSKKKDAKCGTIVEDPEYKKFLENYNGDEEKLTSTPETLLEELEAKSKELVAKKTTPLLDFLKNKQRIREEKKEERRRRELERKRLRDEERRKWREEERRKRKEADKMKRLEKPLEKDKDQVKEEPKIKLLKKPDRGEDADSEKPKEKAKKPERPIKDDRSMSSSDHKRRPNIENKEDRGRKTDDHGRKEFRERDSDRDREREKERRQREKERLRRQDEERRRRRERQDGENSYRKREVEGKKEKERAMEQKKGDHVGESSHSERPEKTAKDHKKEESAKRERLRNKDRPAIQLYQPGARSRNRGGGECNSADGKPDTEQEKVADKGED encoded by the exons ATGAAGGAAGACAAGGAAAACACTCGGCCCAAGGAGAGGAAggtggaaataaaatgtgaagatgCAGATAAAATGGAGAGGCcgaaagagaagaaagaggccATGACAAAG ATTGTGATCAGACGATTACCACCAAGTCTGACcaaggaggagctggaggagcagttACAGCCTCTCCCAGAGGTGGACTACCTGGAGTTTTTCTCCAACGACACCAG CCTCTATCCTCACCTCTTCGCGAGGGCTTACATAAACTTCAGAAACCAGGAGGATATAGTTCTCTTCAGGGATCGATTTGATGGATATGTGTTCATTGACAACAGAG GACAGGAGTATCCAGCTGTGGTGGAGTTTGCACCTTTTCAAAAGACTGCCAAGAAAAGAAGCAAGAAGAAGGATGCAAAATGTGGAACCATTGTGGAAG ATCCTGAATACAAGAAGTTCCTTGAAAATTACAATGGGGATGAAGAGAAGTTGACATCAACACCCGAGACTCTGTTGGAAGAGCTTGAGGCCAAATCAAAGGAACTTGTAG CTAAGAAAACAACTCCTCTATTGGACTTCCTGAAGAACAAACAG agaatcagggaggaaaagaaagaagagagaagaaggagggagctGGAGCGCAAGCGTCTGCGTGACGAGGAGCGTCGtaagtggagggaggaggagaggaggaagcgtAAAGAGGCCGACAAGATGAAGAGACTCGAGAAGCCACTGGAGAAAGACAAGGACCAAGTTAAAGAAGAACCAAAAATTAAG CTCCTGAAGAAACCAGACAGAGGTGAAGATGCTGATTCTGAGAAGCCCAAAGAAAAAGCCAAGAAACCAGAGCGGCCAATCAAAGATGATCGATCCATGAGCAGTTCTGATCATAAGAGGCGTCCAAACATTGAAAATAAGGAAGATCGAGGAAGGAA AACGGACGATCATGGCCGGAAGGAGTTCCGGGAGCGTGACTCTGACCGTGACCGAGAGCGGGAGAAGGAGCGgcggcagagagagaaggagcgtCTCAGGAGACAGGACGAAGAACGACGGAGAAGGCGAGAAAGGCAGGATGGAGAGAACTCGTACAGGAAGCGAGAGGTGgaaggtaaaaaagaaaaggagcgTGCCATGGAGCAGAAAAAGGGCGACCATGTTGGAGAATCCTCTCACTCGGAGAGGCCGGAGAAGACTGCCAAAGACCACAAGAAAGAGGAGAGTGCTAAAAGAGAGCGCCTGAGAAATAAG GACCGGCCTGCTATTCAGCTGTACCAGCCAGGAGCCAGAAGCCGCAATCGAGGTGGAGGCGAGTGCAACTCTGCCGATGGGAAGCCAGACACTGAGCAGGAGAAAGTGGCAGACAAAGGAGAAGATTGA
- the rpl39 gene encoding 60S ribosomal protein L39 — translation MSSHKTFRIKRFLAKKQKQNRPIPQWIRMKTGNKIRYNSKRRHWRRTKLGL, via the exons ATG TCGTCCCACAAGACTTTCAGGATCAAGCGCTTCCTCGccaagaagcagaagcagaacaGGCCCATCCCTCAGTGGATCAGAATGAAGACTGGCAACAAGATCAG GTACAACTCCAagaggagacactggaggaggACTAAGCTTGGCCTGTAA
- the sowahd gene encoding ankyrin repeat domain-containing protein SOWAHD, giving the protein MYESRSDDVGSEPAVSDTDAHGSGTSRQGTVVERLSRYGMQVVPTALQRRSRLQRQLEVSDSSGLQREAPERSSLTPAMRKKYLKELLLSDPSHSGFSSVLSSHTHSVSSEQDAGWALYPMEHAWMLSAVEGSYETLLEFISVDPNLLTRKDFISGYSVLHWLAKRGRDETLLKVLRYAESAGIPVNVNVRGSGGLTPLHVASMHRQYMVIKLLVGAFGANTDAMDYNGRRPWQYLQGDAPLEMKELLGTWDDEHSCGCARNVNRNANNNSSAEAESAPGDELDGAETGEVSSFGRTKRAGSWRFSSLRKMLPTFPLLGHKS; this is encoded by the coding sequence ATGTATGAGAGCAGATCGGATGATGTTGGATCCGAACCAGCTGTCAGCGATACCGACGCCCACGGCAGCGGGACGTCCAGACAGGGCACCGTTGTGGAGCGACTCTCCAGATATGGCATGCAGGTCGTGCCCACTGCGCTCCAGCGTAGGTCGCGGCtgcagaggcagctggaggtcaGTGACAGCTCCGGGCTCCAGAGAGAGGCTCCGGAGAGGAGCTCCCTCACACCTGCTATGCGTAAAAAGTACCTGAAGGAGCTGCTTCTGAGCGACCCGTCGCACAGCGGCTTCAGCAGCGTGctgtcctctcacacacacagcgtgtCCTCGGAGCAGGACGCGGGCTGGGCGCTGTACCCCATGGAGCACGCCTGGATGTTGTCAGCGGTGGAGGGAAGCTACGAGACCCTGCTGGAGTTCATCTCCGTGGACCCGAACCTGCTCACCAGGAAGGATTTCATCAGCGGGTACTCGGTCCTGCACTGGCTGGCCAAGAGGGGCCGGGACGAGACTCTGCTCAAAGTTCTGCGCTATGCGGAAAGTGCGGGGATCCCGGTGAACGTGAACGTGCGGGGCAGCGGCGGGCTCACCCCGCTGCACGTCGCCAGCATGCACCGGCAGTACATGGTCATCAAGCTGCTGGTCGGAGCCTTCGGGGCCAACACCGATGCCATGGACTACAACGGGAGGCGGCCGTGGCAGTATCTGCAGGGAGACGCCCCGCTGGAGATGAAGGAGCTGCTGGGGACGTGGGACGACGAGCACAGCTGCGGCTGTGCGCGAAACGTCAACAGGAACGcgaacaacaacagcagcgcAGAGGCCGAGAGCGCACCTGGAGACGAGCTGGACGGAGCAGAGACAGGTGAGGTGAGCTCCTTCGGCCGGACTAAGAGGGCCGGCAGCTGGAGGTTCAGCTCTTTGAGGAAGATGCTGCCGACGTTTCCACTTCTTGGACACAAAAGCTGA
- the pttg1 gene encoding securin, with product MANIIFAERENARLHPPTLKMRQRLQSAPEKLLKSPMIAKSFNTPLPSGRKAFGTVNKQIATPDVGAQEKKLLKPQETKVKLATQTKVEEYPDIEKLIPYDPLEFEKYSVPEDLIPLSGFALPGLASFPQVPHLFKDDLETLDPLPNLSPVKMPKHTDYCSELDAFLQTIDELTIELPPESVTDF from the exons ATGGCCAACATAATCTTTGCAGAGCGAGAAAACGCACGCCTTCATCCACCCACTCTGAAGATGCGACAGCGCCTTCAGTCTGCTCCAG AGAAACTATTGAAATCTCCCATGATTGCCAAATCTTTTAACACTCCTCTGCCATCTGGTCGTAAGGCTTTTGGTACCGTCAACAAACAAATCGCAACCCCAGATGTTGGTGCACAAGAGAAGAAACTCCTGAAGCCACAG GAAACCAAAGTCAAGCTTGCTACTCAGACCAAAGTGGAGGAATATCCAGACATTGAGAAGCTCATCCCTTATGACCCACTAG AGTTTGAGAAATACAGTGTTCCTGAAGATCTGATTCCTCTCAGTGGCTTTGCTCTGCCTGGACTGGCCTCTTTCCCACAAGTTCCACATCTTTTTAAAGATGACCTGGAAACACTGGACCCTCTCCCAAATCTGTCACCTGTAAAGATGCCAAAGCATACAG ATTATTGCTCAGAGCTGGATGCCTTTCTTCAAACCATTGATGAACTGACCATTGAACTTCCCCCAGAGTCTGTTACtgacttttaa